The following proteins are encoded in a genomic region of Takifugu flavidus isolate HTHZ2018 chromosome 3, ASM371156v2, whole genome shotgun sequence:
- the LOC130522816 gene encoding GRB2-associated-binding protein 1-like isoform X1 encodes MSGAGEVVCEGWLRKSPPEKKLRHYAWKRRWFVLRSGRLSGEPDVLQYYKNQQSRRPIRTINLNLCEQVDAGLSFTKKELESSFVFDLKTEERTWYLVAESEEDMNRWVSSICLLCGFNPTEDVPERPLASDSTSVTTLSSNNGTVTNATGSAPPPYDPVRVQYLERDGNGEDYLWLSHCQSHIRPPLGSSTSLETDYNDNLYPPTSMTSSSSSSSSSPSLRTAPWTVAAMTGRLSQSLDASASSEIQKRGGKPRCHPSPHPRKHSLDFHLRPVEIPLTDDGHLAMHPSTRSLTASGYQIPRPASTPQPRPPRRPSSTPSVDSLTQAELHASTPTPPPRPPKPTNIATTQGEGSVVSSLPQSFSDPERKDEGVPRRNTFTPGRTHTGCESFYIPQSLSDRASMFEFSESFSSYFINKGMLPLGSVCSEDDDVDENYVSMSAATTEPPVAPRVTPAPSDPPIQDTNYVAMTPLTPSLPIHPSLVTGEQATLGRQVPPPAHMGFRTAPATPVTPPTRRTAPDDEAEAIPPPIHRNLKPQRKVVPSNQLSDVQTAREPTRKTRVKPAPLDITSAQQDWQEVPPPIRSPVTRTFTRGPSTHRSARPTSAHSSSPSSDSDEADDNYVAMTTSNLSFSTEESSLRLMLHRASEGGVSSSPLLRRTRGNKQVEYLDLDLHTGHTTPPRQKRGTNEGGGSCTEPAGEGEERARGSHTRVDYVVVDPKRTKALKNTREAWHDGRMSTEKENRM; translated from the exons ATGAGCGGAGCCGGGGAGGTGGTGTGTGAAGGCTGGCTACGAAAGTCACCACCAGAGAAGAAACTACGCCATTAT GCCTGGAAGAGGCGTTGGTTTGTGCTGAGAAGTGGACGTCTGAGCGGGGAGCCCGATGTCCTGCAGTACTACAAGAACCAGCAGTCCCGGCGCCCAATCAGAACCATCAACCTCAACCTCTGTGAGCAG GTGGACGCAGGCTTGTCGTTCACGAAAaaggagctggagagcagcTTCGTCTTCGATCTGAAGACGGAGGAACGGACCTGGTACCTGGTGGCCGAGTCAGAAGAGGATATGAACCGCTGGGtctcctccatctgcctcctgtgCGGCTTCAACCCAACAGAAGATG TTCCAGAAAGACCTCTTGCGTCTGACTCCACGTCCGTCACAACACTGTCCTCAAATAACGGCACCGTCACCAACGCCACGGGCTCGGCCCCGCCCCCTTATGACCCGGTGAGAGTGCAATACTTAGAACGCGATGGGAATGGAGAAGACTACCTGTGGTTATCCCACTGCCAGAGTCACATCAG GCCTCCTTTGGGTTCCTCCACCTCACTTGAAACCGACTACAATGACAACCTCTACCCGCCTACCTCCAtgacttcttcctcctcctcctcttcctcctcaccttccctcAGAACAGCTCCTTGGACAGTTGCTGCCATGACGGGCCGGCTCAGCCAGTCTCTGGATGCCAGCGCTTCCTCTGAAATCCAGAAACGAGGTGGCAAGCCTCGCTGTCACCCATCTCCTCATCCCAGGAAGCATTCCTTGGATTTCCACCTCCGACCTGTGGAGATTCCACTCACTGATGATGGACATTTGGCCATGCATCCCAGCACTCGTTCATTAACCGCGAGTGGGTACCAGATCCCCCGACCAGCATCCACCCCACAACCGCGCCCACCTCGCCGCCCATCCTCCACCCCAAGTGTCGACTCGCTAACTCAGGCAGAGCTTCATGCCTCCACCccgactcctcctcctcgtccaccaAAACCAACAAATATCGCCACCACCCAGGGAGAAGGATCTGTAGTAAGCTCCCTCCCCCAGTCCTTCTCTGACCCAGAGAGGAAGGATGAAGGAGTGCCAAGACGTAACACTTTCACACCTGGACGCACTCACACAG GCTGTGAGTCTTTCTACATCCCACAGTCTCTGTCTGACCGAGCTAGCATGTTTGAGTTCAGCGAGAGCTTCAGCAGCTATTTC ATTAATAAAGGCATGTTACCCCTGGGAAGTGTCTGctctgaagatgatgatgtggATGAAAACTACGTTTCCATGAGCGCCGCCACCACGGAGCCGCCTGTTGCACCGAG GGTAACTCCTGCACCCTCTGACCCTCCCATCCAGGACACCAACTATGTCGCTATGACTCCCCTCACCCCTTCGCTTCCTATCCACCCCAGCCTCGTCACTGGTGAACAGGCCACCCTGGGGAGGCAAGTCCCCCCGCCAGCCCACATGGGTTTTCGCACCGCTCCTGCGACTCCTGTCACACCCCCAACCAGGAGGACTGCACCTGATGATGAAGCTGAGGCCATCCCTCCTCCCATCCACCGCAATCTGAAACCGCAACGCAAAGTAGTTCCATCCAATCAGCTTTCAGACGTCCAGACTGCTCGAGAACCAACTCGCAAAACAAGAG TGAAACCAGCTCCTCTGGACATCACTTCTGCACAGCAGGACTGGCAGGAAGTCCCGCCCCCTATCCGCTCTCCTGTAACTCGAACCTTTACACGAGG TCCATCTACTCATCGGTCAGCCAGACCCACGTCTGCACACAGCTCATCTCCCTCCTCTGATTCTGACGAGGCCGATGACAACTATGTCGCCATGACGACCTCCAACCTCAGCTTCAGTACCGAGGAGTCG tCTCTAAGGCTCATGTTGCATCGAGCCTCAGAGGGCGGAGTCAGCAGTAGCCCCTTACTACGGCGAACCAGAGGGAACAAGCAGGTTGAGTACCTGGACCTTGACCTTCACACTGGACATACGACCCCACCAAGACAG AAACGTGGCACCAATGAAGGCGGCGGCAGTTGTACAGAGCCAGCTGGAGAAGGcgaggagcgtgcacgtggcaGCCACACACGTGTAGACTACGTGGTGGTGGACCCCAAGAGGACCAAGGCCCTGAAAAACACCAGGGAAGCCTGGCACGACGGGCGGATGTCCACAGAGAAGGAGAACAGGATGTAG
- the LOC130522816 gene encoding GRB2-associated-binding protein 1-like isoform X2, translated as MSCSTTRTSSPGAQSEPSTSTSVDAGLSFTKKELESSFVFDLKTEERTWYLVAESEEDMNRWVSSICLLCGFNPTEDVPERPLASDSTSVTTLSSNNGTVTNATGSAPPPYDPVRVQYLERDGNGEDYLWLSHCQSHIRPPLGSSTSLETDYNDNLYPPTSMTSSSSSSSSSPSLRTAPWTVAAMTGRLSQSLDASASSEIQKRGGKPRCHPSPHPRKHSLDFHLRPVEIPLTDDGHLAMHPSTRSLTASGYQIPRPASTPQPRPPRRPSSTPSVDSLTQAELHASTPTPPPRPPKPTNIATTQGEGSVVSSLPQSFSDPERKDEGVPRRNTFTPGRTHTGCESFYIPQSLSDRASMFEFSESFSSYFINKGMLPLGSVCSEDDDVDENYVSMSAATTEPPVAPRVTPAPSDPPIQDTNYVAMTPLTPSLPIHPSLVTGEQATLGRQVPPPAHMGFRTAPATPVTPPTRRTAPDDEAEAIPPPIHRNLKPQRKVVPSNQLSDVQTAREPTRKTRVKPAPLDITSAQQDWQEVPPPIRSPVTRTFTRGPSTHRSARPTSAHSSSPSSDSDEADDNYVAMTTSNLSFSTEESSLRLMLHRASEGGVSSSPLLRRTRGNKQVEYLDLDLHTGHTTPPRQKRGTNEGGGSCTEPAGEGEERARGSHTRVDYVVVDPKRTKALKNTREAWHDGRMSTEKENRM; from the exons ATGTCCTGCAGTACTACAAGAACCAGCAGTCCCGGCGCCCAATCAGAACCATCAACCTCAACCTCT GTGGACGCAGGCTTGTCGTTCACGAAAaaggagctggagagcagcTTCGTCTTCGATCTGAAGACGGAGGAACGGACCTGGTACCTGGTGGCCGAGTCAGAAGAGGATATGAACCGCTGGGtctcctccatctgcctcctgtgCGGCTTCAACCCAACAGAAGATG TTCCAGAAAGACCTCTTGCGTCTGACTCCACGTCCGTCACAACACTGTCCTCAAATAACGGCACCGTCACCAACGCCACGGGCTCGGCCCCGCCCCCTTATGACCCGGTGAGAGTGCAATACTTAGAACGCGATGGGAATGGAGAAGACTACCTGTGGTTATCCCACTGCCAGAGTCACATCAG GCCTCCTTTGGGTTCCTCCACCTCACTTGAAACCGACTACAATGACAACCTCTACCCGCCTACCTCCAtgacttcttcctcctcctcctcttcctcctcaccttccctcAGAACAGCTCCTTGGACAGTTGCTGCCATGACGGGCCGGCTCAGCCAGTCTCTGGATGCCAGCGCTTCCTCTGAAATCCAGAAACGAGGTGGCAAGCCTCGCTGTCACCCATCTCCTCATCCCAGGAAGCATTCCTTGGATTTCCACCTCCGACCTGTGGAGATTCCACTCACTGATGATGGACATTTGGCCATGCATCCCAGCACTCGTTCATTAACCGCGAGTGGGTACCAGATCCCCCGACCAGCATCCACCCCACAACCGCGCCCACCTCGCCGCCCATCCTCCACCCCAAGTGTCGACTCGCTAACTCAGGCAGAGCTTCATGCCTCCACCccgactcctcctcctcgtccaccaAAACCAACAAATATCGCCACCACCCAGGGAGAAGGATCTGTAGTAAGCTCCCTCCCCCAGTCCTTCTCTGACCCAGAGAGGAAGGATGAAGGAGTGCCAAGACGTAACACTTTCACACCTGGACGCACTCACACAG GCTGTGAGTCTTTCTACATCCCACAGTCTCTGTCTGACCGAGCTAGCATGTTTGAGTTCAGCGAGAGCTTCAGCAGCTATTTC ATTAATAAAGGCATGTTACCCCTGGGAAGTGTCTGctctgaagatgatgatgtggATGAAAACTACGTTTCCATGAGCGCCGCCACCACGGAGCCGCCTGTTGCACCGAG GGTAACTCCTGCACCCTCTGACCCTCCCATCCAGGACACCAACTATGTCGCTATGACTCCCCTCACCCCTTCGCTTCCTATCCACCCCAGCCTCGTCACTGGTGAACAGGCCACCCTGGGGAGGCAAGTCCCCCCGCCAGCCCACATGGGTTTTCGCACCGCTCCTGCGACTCCTGTCACACCCCCAACCAGGAGGACTGCACCTGATGATGAAGCTGAGGCCATCCCTCCTCCCATCCACCGCAATCTGAAACCGCAACGCAAAGTAGTTCCATCCAATCAGCTTTCAGACGTCCAGACTGCTCGAGAACCAACTCGCAAAACAAGAG TGAAACCAGCTCCTCTGGACATCACTTCTGCACAGCAGGACTGGCAGGAAGTCCCGCCCCCTATCCGCTCTCCTGTAACTCGAACCTTTACACGAGG TCCATCTACTCATCGGTCAGCCAGACCCACGTCTGCACACAGCTCATCTCCCTCCTCTGATTCTGACGAGGCCGATGACAACTATGTCGCCATGACGACCTCCAACCTCAGCTTCAGTACCGAGGAGTCG tCTCTAAGGCTCATGTTGCATCGAGCCTCAGAGGGCGGAGTCAGCAGTAGCCCCTTACTACGGCGAACCAGAGGGAACAAGCAGGTTGAGTACCTGGACCTTGACCTTCACACTGGACATACGACCCCACCAAGACAG AAACGTGGCACCAATGAAGGCGGCGGCAGTTGTACAGAGCCAGCTGGAGAAGGcgaggagcgtgcacgtggcaGCCACACACGTGTAGACTACGTGGTGGTGGACCCCAAGAGGACCAAGGCCCTGAAAAACACCAGGGAAGCCTGGCACGACGGGCGGATGTCCACAGAGAAGGAGAACAGGATGTAG
- the LOC130522816 gene encoding GRB2-associated-binding protein 1-like isoform X3, producing the protein MNRWVSSICLLCGFNPTEDVPERPLASDSTSVTTLSSNNGTVTNATGSAPPPYDPVRVQYLERDGNGEDYLWLSHCQSHIRPPLGSSTSLETDYNDNLYPPTSMTSSSSSSSSSPSLRTAPWTVAAMTGRLSQSLDASASSEIQKRGGKPRCHPSPHPRKHSLDFHLRPVEIPLTDDGHLAMHPSTRSLTASGYQIPRPASTPQPRPPRRPSSTPSVDSLTQAELHASTPTPPPRPPKPTNIATTQGEGSVVSSLPQSFSDPERKDEGVPRRNTFTPGRTHTGCESFYIPQSLSDRASMFEFSESFSSYFINKGMLPLGSVCSEDDDVDENYVSMSAATTEPPVAPRVTPAPSDPPIQDTNYVAMTPLTPSLPIHPSLVTGEQATLGRQVPPPAHMGFRTAPATPVTPPTRRTAPDDEAEAIPPPIHRNLKPQRKVVPSNQLSDVQTAREPTRKTRVKPAPLDITSAQQDWQEVPPPIRSPVTRTFTRGPSTHRSARPTSAHSSSPSSDSDEADDNYVAMTTSNLSFSTEESSLRLMLHRASEGGVSSSPLLRRTRGNKQVEYLDLDLHTGHTTPPRQKRGTNEGGGSCTEPAGEGEERARGSHTRVDYVVVDPKRTKALKNTREAWHDGRMSTEKENRM; encoded by the exons ATGAACCGCTGGGtctcctccatctgcctcctgtgCGGCTTCAACCCAACAGAAGATG TTCCAGAAAGACCTCTTGCGTCTGACTCCACGTCCGTCACAACACTGTCCTCAAATAACGGCACCGTCACCAACGCCACGGGCTCGGCCCCGCCCCCTTATGACCCGGTGAGAGTGCAATACTTAGAACGCGATGGGAATGGAGAAGACTACCTGTGGTTATCCCACTGCCAGAGTCACATCAG GCCTCCTTTGGGTTCCTCCACCTCACTTGAAACCGACTACAATGACAACCTCTACCCGCCTACCTCCAtgacttcttcctcctcctcctcttcctcctcaccttccctcAGAACAGCTCCTTGGACAGTTGCTGCCATGACGGGCCGGCTCAGCCAGTCTCTGGATGCCAGCGCTTCCTCTGAAATCCAGAAACGAGGTGGCAAGCCTCGCTGTCACCCATCTCCTCATCCCAGGAAGCATTCCTTGGATTTCCACCTCCGACCTGTGGAGATTCCACTCACTGATGATGGACATTTGGCCATGCATCCCAGCACTCGTTCATTAACCGCGAGTGGGTACCAGATCCCCCGACCAGCATCCACCCCACAACCGCGCCCACCTCGCCGCCCATCCTCCACCCCAAGTGTCGACTCGCTAACTCAGGCAGAGCTTCATGCCTCCACCccgactcctcctcctcgtccaccaAAACCAACAAATATCGCCACCACCCAGGGAGAAGGATCTGTAGTAAGCTCCCTCCCCCAGTCCTTCTCTGACCCAGAGAGGAAGGATGAAGGAGTGCCAAGACGTAACACTTTCACACCTGGACGCACTCACACAG GCTGTGAGTCTTTCTACATCCCACAGTCTCTGTCTGACCGAGCTAGCATGTTTGAGTTCAGCGAGAGCTTCAGCAGCTATTTC ATTAATAAAGGCATGTTACCCCTGGGAAGTGTCTGctctgaagatgatgatgtggATGAAAACTACGTTTCCATGAGCGCCGCCACCACGGAGCCGCCTGTTGCACCGAG GGTAACTCCTGCACCCTCTGACCCTCCCATCCAGGACACCAACTATGTCGCTATGACTCCCCTCACCCCTTCGCTTCCTATCCACCCCAGCCTCGTCACTGGTGAACAGGCCACCCTGGGGAGGCAAGTCCCCCCGCCAGCCCACATGGGTTTTCGCACCGCTCCTGCGACTCCTGTCACACCCCCAACCAGGAGGACTGCACCTGATGATGAAGCTGAGGCCATCCCTCCTCCCATCCACCGCAATCTGAAACCGCAACGCAAAGTAGTTCCATCCAATCAGCTTTCAGACGTCCAGACTGCTCGAGAACCAACTCGCAAAACAAGAG TGAAACCAGCTCCTCTGGACATCACTTCTGCACAGCAGGACTGGCAGGAAGTCCCGCCCCCTATCCGCTCTCCTGTAACTCGAACCTTTACACGAGG TCCATCTACTCATCGGTCAGCCAGACCCACGTCTGCACACAGCTCATCTCCCTCCTCTGATTCTGACGAGGCCGATGACAACTATGTCGCCATGACGACCTCCAACCTCAGCTTCAGTACCGAGGAGTCG tCTCTAAGGCTCATGTTGCATCGAGCCTCAGAGGGCGGAGTCAGCAGTAGCCCCTTACTACGGCGAACCAGAGGGAACAAGCAGGTTGAGTACCTGGACCTTGACCTTCACACTGGACATACGACCCCACCAAGACAG AAACGTGGCACCAATGAAGGCGGCGGCAGTTGTACAGAGCCAGCTGGAGAAGGcgaggagcgtgcacgtggcaGCCACACACGTGTAGACTACGTGGTGGTGGACCCCAAGAGGACCAAGGCCCTGAAAAACACCAGGGAAGCCTGGCACGACGGGCGGATGTCCACAGAGAAGGAGAACAGGATGTAG
- the LOC130522823 gene encoding mucin-2 isoform X1, which produces MRLATRLCFLVLAVSSASRGQNQTATSELQTKNSTVPCHTDSSQPTPTTLLPSSDAPTTDTVPTPTANRVESNSTLSQTQATTRIQVSTTEEVNSSSGFWVTQTTTLPGSPVSIATTGYVILVLIVLAIIFLCGIIFFLRRASRTYSFDLQRPPPSSHLNEPIGTFEPMCLDDLDQVVYVDQVTPDGFSRSSCANGTAPRSDKKAPDDQTDTTRGAADASPQEEPGANAQDASSTSSTSGSVSEDPVDKTASLSNGIDLLMDSTGEEEQNQANSPTVCPTDTFFDVNLEVVAQSEPSESPGENP; this is translated from the exons ATGAGACTGGCGACTCGCCTCTGTTTCCTTG TTCTGGCGGTTTCGTCTGCTTCCAGAGGACAAAATCAAACTGCGACGTCCGAACTACAGACCAAAAACAGCACAG TCCCCTGTCACACAGATTCCTCTCAACCCACGCCGACCACGCTGCTTCCTTCCAGCGATGCTCCAACCACAGATACCGTTCCAACCCCCACAGCCAATAGGGTGGAGAGCAATTCAACCCTCAGTCAG ACACAAGCAACGACGAGGATCCAAGTCAGCACAACGGAGGAAGTCAACAGCAGCTCAGGATTTTGGGTGACACAGACAACCACCCTGCCAGGCAGTCCGGTTTCTATAGCGACGACCG GTTATGTGATCCTGGTGCTGATCGTCCTGGCGATCATTTTTCTTTGTGGGATCATCTTCTTCCTCCGGAGAGCGTCCAGG ACATACTCCTTTGATCTCCAACGTCCGCCTCCTTCCAGCCACCTTAACGAACCCATTGGCACCTTCGAACCGATGTGCCTGGATGATCTCG ATCAAGTAGTCTATGTTGACCAAGTGACCCCGGATGGTTTTTCACGGTCCTCGTGTGCCAATGGCACGGCCCCACGGTCAGACAAAAAGGCGCCCGATGACCAGACCGACACGACACGTGGTGCCGCAGACGCCA GTCCACAGGAAGAGCCGGGCGCAAACGCTCAAGACGCTTCATCCACCAGTAGCACCAGTGGCTCCGTGAGCGAAGACCCAGTGGATAAGACTGCCAGCTTATCCAATGGCATCGACTTGCTTATGGATTCTACTGGGGAAGAGGAGCAAAATCAGGCCAACAGCCCAA CGGTTTGTCCCACAGACACGTTTTTCGATGTAAACCTCGAGGTTGTGGCTCAGAGTGAACCGAGCGAAAGCCCTGGAGAAAATCCTTGA
- the LOC130522823 gene encoding uncharacterized protein LOC130522823 isoform X2, whose product MRLATRLCFLVLAVSSASRGQNQTATSELQTKNSTDSSQPTPTTLLPSSDAPTTDTVPTPTANRVESNSTLSQTQATTRIQVSTTEEVNSSSGFWVTQTTTLPGSPVSIATTGYVILVLIVLAIIFLCGIIFFLRRASRTYSFDLQRPPPSSHLNEPIGTFEPMCLDDLDQVVYVDQVTPDGFSRSSCANGTAPRSDKKAPDDQTDTTRGAADASPQEEPGANAQDASSTSSTSGSVSEDPVDKTASLSNGIDLLMDSTGEEEQNQANSPTVCPTDTFFDVNLEVVAQSEPSESPGENP is encoded by the exons ATGAGACTGGCGACTCGCCTCTGTTTCCTTG TTCTGGCGGTTTCGTCTGCTTCCAGAGGACAAAATCAAACTGCGACGTCCGAACTACAGACCAAAAACAGCACAG ATTCCTCTCAACCCACGCCGACCACGCTGCTTCCTTCCAGCGATGCTCCAACCACAGATACCGTTCCAACCCCCACAGCCAATAGGGTGGAGAGCAATTCAACCCTCAGTCAG ACACAAGCAACGACGAGGATCCAAGTCAGCACAACGGAGGAAGTCAACAGCAGCTCAGGATTTTGGGTGACACAGACAACCACCCTGCCAGGCAGTCCGGTTTCTATAGCGACGACCG GTTATGTGATCCTGGTGCTGATCGTCCTGGCGATCATTTTTCTTTGTGGGATCATCTTCTTCCTCCGGAGAGCGTCCAGG ACATACTCCTTTGATCTCCAACGTCCGCCTCCTTCCAGCCACCTTAACGAACCCATTGGCACCTTCGAACCGATGTGCCTGGATGATCTCG ATCAAGTAGTCTATGTTGACCAAGTGACCCCGGATGGTTTTTCACGGTCCTCGTGTGCCAATGGCACGGCCCCACGGTCAGACAAAAAGGCGCCCGATGACCAGACCGACACGACACGTGGTGCCGCAGACGCCA GTCCACAGGAAGAGCCGGGCGCAAACGCTCAAGACGCTTCATCCACCAGTAGCACCAGTGGCTCCGTGAGCGAAGACCCAGTGGATAAGACTGCCAGCTTATCCAATGGCATCGACTTGCTTATGGATTCTACTGGGGAAGAGGAGCAAAATCAGGCCAACAGCCCAA CGGTTTGTCCCACAGACACGTTTTTCGATGTAAACCTCGAGGTTGTGGCTCAGAGTGAACCGAGCGAAAGCCCTGGAGAAAATCCTTGA